The Oleidesulfovibrio alaskensis DSM 16109 genome has a segment encoding these proteins:
- a CDS encoding chemotaxis protein: MAQTKILLESGTNELEVIEFYLDEPEYRGSYGVNVAKVLEILRQQPVTSMPGQRHASVMGAFRHRDGKVVPLVNLGRYLDKDLVENEPPKVIVTEFNGVITAFQVSAVNRIHRISWEDVEPPSDMLQNFSQNAFTGVVRLEGRVVFLLDLESIVADLNPDLAVRQSARVDVRQGDRTYELLHADDSGSIRKMVKKLLEEGGRFVLRQASNGEEAWEMLLALKEEAQNSGVPVSSLVQAVITDVEMPRMDGLNLCKRIKDDPVLRALPVALFSSLITEQLKHRGDAVGADAQFAKPELSELGRKLLELLEGDS, from the coding sequence ATGGCACAGACCAAAATACTGCTGGAGTCGGGAACAAACGAGCTGGAGGTCATCGAGTTTTATCTTGATGAACCGGAATATCGCGGGTCCTACGGCGTCAATGTGGCCAAGGTGCTTGAGATACTGCGCCAGCAACCGGTGACGTCCATGCCGGGGCAGCGTCATGCTTCGGTTATGGGGGCTTTTCGTCACCGGGACGGCAAAGTTGTGCCGCTGGTCAATCTGGGGCGCTATCTTGATAAGGATCTGGTAGAAAACGAACCGCCGAAAGTCATTGTGACCGAATTCAACGGTGTCATCACTGCTTTTCAGGTGTCGGCGGTCAACCGCATTCACCGCATCAGCTGGGAAGATGTGGAGCCGCCTTCCGACATGCTGCAGAATTTTTCGCAGAATGCCTTTACCGGTGTGGTCCGGCTGGAAGGCCGTGTGGTTTTTCTGCTGGATCTTGAAAGCATAGTGGCCGACCTGAATCCCGACCTTGCCGTGCGCCAGAGCGCGCGGGTGGATGTGCGGCAGGGTGACCGGACCTATGAGCTGCTGCACGCCGATGATTCGGGCAGCATCCGCAAGATGGTGAAAAAACTGCTGGAAGAAGGCGGCCGTTTTGTGCTGCGGCAGGCTTCCAACGGGGAAGAGGCGTGGGAGATGCTGCTGGCGTTGAAAGAAGAGGCGCAGAACAGCGGGGTGCCGGTTTCTTCACTGGTGCAGGCGGTGATCACCGATGTGGAGATGCCGCGCATGGACGGCCTGAACCTGTGCAAACGTATCAAGGACGACCCGGTGCTGCGCGCCCTGCCGGTGGCGTTGTTTTCTTCTCTTATCACCGAACAGCTGAAGCACCGCGGCGATGCCGTGGGGGCGGATGCGCAGTTTGCCAAGCCGGAACTTTCGGAACTGGGGCGCAAACTGCTTGAACTGCTGGAAGGCGACAGCTGA
- a CDS encoding MGMT family protein: MERTQFTAEVIRQIKSIPAGYVSTYGMIAAMAGNPRAARQVARVLHSCSARDALPWYRVINAGGNISLPRGGGYERQKALLQREGIVFDETDRVDLQRFMWTMPA, translated from the coding sequence TTGGAAAGAACACAGTTCACCGCTGAGGTAATACGCCAGATAAAAAGCATTCCGGCAGGATACGTGAGCACGTACGGAATGATTGCCGCCATGGCGGGAAACCCGCGGGCCGCACGGCAGGTGGCCAGAGTGCTGCATAGCTGTTCCGCCCGTGACGCTCTGCCGTGGTACCGCGTCATCAACGCCGGCGGGAACATATCGCTGCCCCGCGGCGGCGGGTACGAACGTCAGAAAGCCCTGCTGCAGCGGGAGGGCATTGTCTTTGACGAAACAGACCGCGTGGACCTGCAGCGTTTTATGTGGACAATGCCGGCATGA